The genomic region TGCCGCACATCACCGAAGAGCGGCGCCTCTGGCTCGGAGGGCAGTGCGGTCGCCGCCTCGCGCAGCGCCCTCAGGTCGCCGCTCATCACGGTGAGCCCGTCGTGGTCGCCGAGCGGCTCCGGCACCTGCGTCGCCGGCGCCGCTGCTGCCGCGCCGAACGCCGACGTCGGCACCGGCGGAACGCCGACGGCCGGCACGGAGGCGGATGTCTCCGCACCCTCGCCCTCGTCGTGCTGGGGGCGTGCCGCGGCATCCTCGATGCTGCGCATCATGGTCGCACCGAACAGGTGGTCGTAGCCGGTCGTGTCCCCAGAGGCGTCGGAGGCGGGCGTCTCCGGTGCGTGCGTGAGGTCGGGCTCGACGGCATCCTCTCCGGCGACCGTCACCTCGAGGTCGGCGATCGTGCGATCGATGTCGTCGGAGGTGGCCGCGGCGGACAGGTCGACCCCGGGCGCCTCGACGGTGGCCGCGGATGTCGGTGCCGCCTCTGCCACGGGCGGCTCCGGCTCGATGAACGCGGTCGCCGCCGGGGGGCTCGACGGGGGCCGTCTGCGCTTCCGGCGTGGCCTGCGGTGCTGCTGCTCGCCAGTCGGCCGCCGGGATGCTCTCGGAGACCGCGGCGAATCCGATCGCCGACGTGCCGTACGACAGCGAGCTCACCCACGCCGCTCCGACCGCGAGCGGCAGCGCAGAGCCGCCCAACGGTTCGGCGGGCAGGCACTCGATGCGGAATCCGGTGACCGACGAGACGGGACGCTCGACCCACGTCGAGACGCCGGCGGCCGTGATGTCGGAGGTGCCGTCGGCGGTCTCCAGCGCCACCCCGGCGTCGCCGCGCACGATGAACCGGCCGTCGAACGCCGTGTCGGCGCCGTTCCACTCCGCCAGCACGAACCCCGGCGCGCTGCCGAGGCCGTTCCTGGTCAGTTCGTCGAGCACGAGACGGATGCCGTCGTCGTCGCAGAGTGCGGCCCAGAGCCGTGCCACGAAGTCGGGATCGTCCACCGGATGGTGCACGACCACGAGCCGGCCGGGGATCACGGCGGCCAGCCAGCCGCCAGGAGCCGTGAGTTCGGCAGTGAGCACGTTCGTCATCCTTCGCTCTTCGGGTCGGGGAATGTGATGTCGGTCACACTCGAGGGCGCGTGTCTTCGAGGTATTGCTGGCGTACCGGTCGTTCCACGGTGTCGCGGTCGTCTTCCGGCCAGGTCGGCCACGATGAGACGACGACGGCGGTGATGTTGTCGCGCCCGCCGGCTGCGATCGCGGCCTCCGTCAGCACGTCGGCCAGCCGATGGTCGTGCGGATGCTCGCGCAGGATCGCGGCGATCTCGTCGTCGCGCAGCTCCTTGCTCAGCCCGTCGGAGCAGATCAGGAAGGTCTGCTCGCCGTCGACGGGCAGCATCCACACATCGACGTCGATGTCGTCGGCGGCGCCGAGCGCCCGCGTGATGACGTTGCGTTCTGGATGCCCGCCCGCCTCGTCCGCGCTGATCGCGCCCGCGTCCAGCAGTTCCTGCACCGCCGAGTGGTCAACGCTCAGCTGTGTGAGCCTGGCACCGTCCCAGCCATAGACGCGCGAGTCGCCGATATTGATGATCATCCAGTAACGCGTGCCCGTGCCGCTGCCGTTGACGACGACCACGCCGGAGAGAGTGGTTCCGGCGACGGCGACGCCCGAGGCATCCGCCGTCGACAGGGCGCGCACGGCGTCGTTCGCCGCGGAGACCGCGTCGAGCACGTCGTTCGGGGTGACCTGCGCGCCCTCCGGGATGCGCTCGTGCAGCACCTGCACGGCGGAGCTGCTGGCGAGATCGCCGCGAGCGTGTCCTCCCATGCCGTCGGCCACCACGAACACGGGGTTGCGTGCGAGCACCGCGTCTTCATTGACCGCGCGAACGCGGCCCGTGTCAGTGCGGGCGCTCACCGCCAGCGTCAGCTCCACTGATCGCGTTCTCCTGCCTTGAGTCCTTCTGTGCCGACGACATCTCTGCGCGGCGGTCTACCCACATTTTGGTCAGACTTGCCATGGTAGCCACAACCATGGCCGCAGCGATGAATCCGAGGGACGCCCAGGTGCCGATCTCGGGGGCCCATTCCACGGGGCGGCCGCCGTTGATGAACGGCACCTGGTTCTCGTGGAGGGCGTGCAGAACGAGCTTGACGCCGATGAAGACGAGGATCGCGGCGATGCCGTATTTGAGGTAACGCAGCCGCGCCAGCAGGTGGCCGAGCAGGAAGTAGAGCTGCCGCAGCCCCATCAGCGCGAACACGTTGGCGGCGAACACCAGGAACGGGCTCGTGGTGATGCCGAAGATGGCCGGGATGGAGTCGAGGGCGAACAACAGGTCGGTGGTGCCCAGCGCCACGATCACCAGCAGCATCGGCGTGAAGGAGCGCTTGCCGTCGATCGTGATGCGCAGCTTGCCCTTGTTGAACTGGTCGGACA from Humibacter ginsenosidimutans harbors:
- a CDS encoding FHA domain-containing protein; amino-acid sequence: MAEAAPTSAATVEAPGVDLSAAATSDDIDRTIADLEVTVAGEDAVEPDLTHAPETPASDASGDTTGYDHLFGATMMRSIEDAAARPQHDEGEGAETSASVPAVGVPPVPTSAFGAAAAAPATQVPEPLGDHDGLTVMSGDLRALREAATALPSEPEAPLFGDVRHPAEAGFVLQLPDGRNEPIDGMVVVGRAPSVSKIAGDKVPRLVTVDSVEHDISRNHVQLTVEGGTVVVTDLHSRNGTLIALPGKTPQKLRAGEPTSVITGTVIDLGSGVTLGVAQA
- a CDS encoding PP2C family protein-serine/threonine phosphatase; protein product: MSARTDTGRVRAVNEDAVLARNPVFVVADGMGGHARGDLASSSAVQVLHERIPEGAQVTPNDVLDAVSAANDAVRALSTADASGVAVAGTTLSGVVVVNGSGTGTRYWMIINIGDSRVYGWDGARLTQLSVDHSAVQELLDAGAISADEAGGHPERNVITRALGAADDIDVDVWMLPVDGEQTFLICSDGLSKELRDDEIAAILREHPHDHRLADVLTEAAIAAGGRDNITAVVVSSWPTWPEDDRDTVERPVRQQYLEDTRPRV
- a CDS encoding TerC/Alx family metal homeostasis membrane protein, with product MATALPVWFEITSILVLCLLLAADLVLAVKRPHVPKPLEAALFVGGYALLAVVFAATLYWMGDAEHAGQFLAGWLTEYSLSIDNLFVFIVIMARFAVPLKYQQEALVAGIMIALVLRAIFIVIGAQLIDNFSWIFYLFGAFLLYTAYTQAFGHHDGDGENDNALTRFARRHLNVSDQFNKGKLRITIDGKRSFTPMLLVIVALGTTDLLFALDSIPAIFGITTSPFLVFAANVFALMGLRQLYFLLGHLLARLRYLKYGIAAILVFIGVKLVLHALHENQVPFINGGRPVEWAPEIGTWASLGFIAAAMVVATMASLTKMWVDRRAEMSSAQKDSRQENAISGADAGGERPH